From Streptomyces sp. Edi4, one genomic window encodes:
- a CDS encoding polyribonucleotide nucleotidyltransferase translates to MENETHYAEAVIDNGTFGTRTIRFETGRLAKQAAGSAVAYLDDDTMVLSATTASKKPKDQLDFFPLTVDVEERQYAAGKIPGSFFRREGRPSEDAILTCRLIDRPLRPSFKKGLRNEIQVVATIMALNPDHLYDVVAINAASASTQLAGLPFSGPIGGVRVALINGQWVAFPTHTELEDAVFDMVVAGRALEDGDVAIMMVEAEATEKTIQLVKGGAEAPTEEVVAAGLDAAKPFIKVLCKAQADLAAKAAKPTGEFPVFLDYQDDVLEALTAAVKGELAQALTIAGKQDREAELDRVKEIAADKLLPQFEGREKEISAAYRALTKKLVRERVIKDKVRIDGRGITDIRTLAAEVEAIPRVHGSALFERGETQILGVTTLNMLRMEQQLDTLSPVTRKRYMHNYNFPPYSVGETGRVGSPKRREIGHGALAERALVPVLPTREEFPYAIRQVSEALGSNGSTSMGSVCASTMSLLNAGVPLKAPVAGIAMGLISQEIDGKTHYVALTDILGAEDAFGDMDFKVAGTKEFVTALQLDTKLDGIPASVLAAALKQARDARLHILDVMMEAIDTPDEMSPNAPRIITVKIPVDKIGEVIGPKGKMINQIQEDTGAEITIEDDGTIYIGAQIGSQAEAARATINSIANPTMPEVGERYLGTVVKTTTFGAFVSLMPGKDGLLHISQIRKLAGGKRVENVEDVLGVGAKVQVEIAEIDSRGKLSLVPVIEGETADEAEKDDAAK, encoded by the coding sequence GTGGAGAACGAGACCCACTACGCCGAGGCCGTCATCGACAACGGCACTTTCGGCACCCGCACCATCCGCTTCGAGACGGGCCGCCTGGCCAAGCAGGCCGCCGGCTCCGCCGTCGCGTACCTGGACGACGACACGATGGTCCTCTCGGCCACCACCGCGTCCAAGAAGCCCAAGGACCAGCTCGACTTCTTCCCCCTGACGGTGGACGTCGAGGAGCGCCAGTACGCGGCCGGCAAGATCCCCGGCTCGTTCTTCCGCCGCGAGGGCCGGCCCTCCGAGGACGCGATCCTCACCTGCCGCCTGATCGACCGCCCGCTGCGCCCGTCCTTCAAGAAGGGCCTGCGCAACGAGATCCAGGTCGTCGCCACGATCATGGCGCTCAACCCCGACCACCTGTACGACGTCGTCGCGATCAACGCCGCGTCCGCGTCCACCCAGCTGGCCGGCCTGCCCTTCTCCGGCCCGATCGGCGGCGTCCGCGTCGCGCTGATCAACGGCCAGTGGGTCGCCTTCCCGACGCACACCGAGCTCGAGGACGCCGTCTTCGACATGGTCGTCGCCGGTCGCGCCCTCGAGGACGGCGACGTCGCGATCATGATGGTCGAGGCCGAGGCCACCGAGAAGACGATCCAGCTCGTCAAGGGCGGCGCCGAGGCGCCGACCGAGGAGGTCGTCGCCGCCGGTCTGGACGCCGCGAAGCCCTTCATCAAGGTCCTCTGCAAGGCCCAGGCCGACCTCGCCGCCAAGGCCGCGAAGCCGACCGGCGAGTTCCCGGTCTTCCTCGACTACCAGGACGACGTCCTGGAGGCGCTGACCGCCGCGGTCAAGGGCGAGCTCGCCCAGGCGCTGACCATCGCGGGCAAGCAGGACCGCGAGGCCGAGCTGGACCGCGTCAAGGAGATCGCTGCCGACAAGCTGCTCCCGCAGTTCGAAGGCCGCGAGAAGGAGATCTCCGCCGCGTACCGCGCGCTGACCAAGAAGCTGGTCCGCGAGCGCGTCATCAAGGACAAGGTCCGCATCGACGGCCGCGGCATCACGGACATCCGTACGCTGGCCGCCGAGGTCGAGGCCATCCCGCGCGTGCACGGCTCGGCGCTCTTCGAGCGTGGCGAGACCCAGATCCTGGGCGTCACCACCCTCAACATGCTCCGTATGGAGCAGCAGCTGGACACCCTCTCCCCGGTGACCCGCAAGCGCTACATGCACAACTACAACTTCCCGCCGTACTCCGTCGGTGAGACCGGCCGCGTGGGCTCGCCCAAGCGCCGCGAGATCGGCCACGGCGCGCTCGCCGAGCGCGCCCTCGTGCCGGTGCTTCCGACGCGCGAGGAGTTCCCCTACGCGATCCGTCAGGTCTCCGAGGCCCTCGGCTCCAACGGCTCGACGTCCATGGGCTCGGTCTGCGCCTCCACCATGTCGCTCCTGAACGCCGGTGTGCCCCTCAAGGCCCCCGTCGCCGGTATCGCCATGGGCCTCATCTCCCAGGAGATCGACGGCAAGACGCACTACGTCGCCCTCACCGACATCCTCGGTGCCGAGGACGCGTTCGGCGACATGGACTTCAAGGTCGCCGGTACGAAGGAGTTCGTCACCGCGCTCCAGCTCGACACCAAGCTCGACGGCATCCCGGCCTCCGTCCTGGCCGCCGCCCTCAAGCAGGCCCGTGACGCCCGCCTCCACATCCTCGACGTGATGATGGAAGCGATCGACACGCCGGACGAGATGTCCCCCAACGCCCCGCGGATCATCACCGTCAAGATCCCCGTGGACAAGATCGGTGAGGTCATCGGCCCCAAGGGCAAGATGATCAACCAGATCCAGGAGGACACCGGCGCCGAGATCACGATCGAGGACGACGGCACCATCTACATCGGTGCCCAGATCGGCTCGCAGGCCGAGGCCGCCCGCGCCACGATCAACTCGATCGCCAACCCGACGATGCCGGAGGTCGGCGAGCGCTACCTGGGTACGGTCGTCAAGACCACCACCTTCGGCGCGTTCGTGTCCCTGATGCCCGGCAAGGACGGTCTGCTGCACATCTCGCAGATCCGCAAGCTCGCCGGCGGCAAGCGCGTCGAGAACGTCGAGGACGTGCTCGGCGTGGGCGCCAAGGTCCAGGTCGAGATCGCCGAGATCGACTCCCGCGGCAAGCTCTCCCTGGTCCCCGTGATCGAGGGCGAGACGGCCGACGAGGCCGAGAAGGACGATGCGGCCAAGTGA